A stretch of Oscillospiraceae bacterium DNA encodes these proteins:
- the nspC gene encoding carboxynorspermidine decarboxylase, translating to MNERLYSVETPCYVVDEQRLEENLVILADVAEQAGCKILLAQKAFSMFSVYPLIGKYLAGTTASGLFEAKLGHEKMGKETHIFSAAYPEKDFDEILTLCDHISFNSFSQWEKYREKALEAKKSCGIRINPEHSTQGHGIYDPCAEGSRLGVTRKHFREDLLDGIEGLHFHTLCEQNSDALIETLAAVEEKFGEFIPRMKWVNFGGGHHITRKDYDRKALIDCIQKFKKKYHVEVYLEPGEAVAYYAGYLVASVLDIVRNGIDIAVLDASAACHMPDVIEMPYRPPLYQSGKPNEKPYTYRLAGPTCLAGDVIGDYSFDQPLKIGDKLIFEDMAIYTMVKNNTFNGICLPSIALLKKDGSIEPIRTFGYDDFKNRLS from the coding sequence ATGAACGAACGCCTTTATTCGGTCGAGACGCCCTGCTATGTCGTCGATGAACAGCGCCTCGAAGAAAATCTCGTCATTTTAGCGGATGTCGCCGAACAGGCGGGCTGTAAAATCCTGCTCGCGCAAAAGGCCTTTTCTATGTTTTCCGTCTATCCGCTCATCGGAAAGTATTTGGCGGGTACGACGGCCAGCGGTCTGTTCGAGGCCAAATTGGGGCATGAAAAGATGGGCAAAGAGACCCATATTTTCTCCGCTGCTTACCCCGAAAAGGACTTCGACGAGATTTTAACGCTCTGCGACCATATCTCGTTCAATTCGTTCTCCCAGTGGGAAAAATACCGCGAGAAAGCCCTTGAGGCGAAAAAGAGCTGCGGCATCCGCATCAATCCCGAACACTCCACGCAGGGTCACGGCATCTACGACCCCTGTGCCGAGGGTTCGCGTCTCGGCGTCACCCGCAAGCACTTCCGTGAAGACCTGCTGGACGGCATCGAGGGGCTGCATTTTCACACCCTCTGCGAACAAAACAGCGACGCACTGATCGAGACGCTTGCGGCGGTGGAAGAAAAATTCGGCGAGTTCATCCCGCGCATGAAGTGGGTCAATTTCGGCGGAGGCCACCACATCACCCGCAAAGATTACGACCGAAAAGCGTTGATTGACTGTATTCAAAAATTCAAAAAAAAGTATCACGTCGAGGTCTATCTGGAACCCGGGGAAGCTGTCGCCTATTACGCCGGGTATCTGGTCGCCTCGGTGCTTGACATCGTCCGCAACGGTATTGATATTGCCGTACTGGACGCGTCCGCCGCCTGCCATATGCCCGATGTCATCGAAATGCCCTACCGCCCGCCGCTGTATCAAAGCGGTAAACCGAATGAAAAGCCATACACCTACCGCCTTGCGGGTCCGACCTGCCTTGCCGGTGATGTCATCGGGGACTACTCCTTTGATCAGCCCTTAAAAATCGGCGACAAACTGATTTTCGAAGACATGGCGATCTATACCATGGTCAAAAACAATACCTTCAACGGTATATGCCTTCCCTCTATTGCGTTGCTGAAAAAGGACGGCAGCATCGAACCGATTCGGACTTTCGGATACGATGATTTTAAAAACAGATTGTCTTGA
- a CDS encoding saccharopine dehydrogenase family protein, with protein MGKCMIIGCGGVASVAIHKCCQNSEVFSEIMIASRTKSKCDALKAKLEGTTKTKISTAQVNADHVDELVALIQQFKPDVVLNLALPYQDLTIMDACLATKTHYVDTANYEPPELAKFEYSWQWAYREKFKQAGICALLGSGFDPGVTSVFSAYALKHYFDEIHYIDILDCNGGDHGYPFATNFNPEINIREVTAKGSYWEEGHWVETEPMEIKREYDFEGVGKKDMYLLHHEELESLGLNIKGIKRIRFFMTFGQSYLTHLKCLQNVGMTSIEPIEFEGHQIIPLQFLKALLPDPASLGPRTVGKTNIGCIFQGVKDGKPKTYYVYNICDHQACYREVGSQAISYTTGVPAMIGAMLVMNGKWNKPGVWNMEEFDPDPFMDALNKWGLPWVEDFNPTLVD; from the coding sequence ATGGGAAAATGTATGATCATCGGCTGCGGCGGCGTGGCAAGCGTCGCCATCCATAAGTGCTGCCAAAACAGCGAGGTTTTCAGCGAAATCATGATCGCCAGCCGCACCAAATCCAAGTGCGACGCGCTCAAGGCCAAACTTGAGGGCACCACCAAAACCAAAATCAGCACCGCGCAGGTGAACGCCGACCACGTCGACGAACTGGTCGCATTGATTCAGCAGTTCAAACCGGACGTCGTGTTGAATCTTGCCCTGCCCTATCAGGATTTGACCATCATGGACGCCTGCCTTGCGACCAAGACCCATTACGTCGACACGGCGAACTACGAGCCGCCGGAGCTGGCGAAATTCGAATACAGCTGGCAGTGGGCTTACCGCGAAAAATTCAAACAGGCGGGCATCTGCGCGCTGCTCGGCAGCGGTTTTGACCCGGGCGTGACGAGCGTGTTCTCGGCCTATGCGTTAAAGCATTATTTCGATGAGATTCACTATATCGACATTCTCGACTGCAACGGCGGCGATCACGGCTATCCTTTCGCGACCAACTTCAACCCGGAGATCAACATCCGCGAAGTCACCGCAAAGGGCAGCTATTGGGAAGAAGGACACTGGGTCGAGACCGAGCCGATGGAGATCAAGCGCGAATACGATTTCGAGGGCGTCGGCAAAAAGGATATGTATCTGCTGCACCACGAAGAGTTGGAAAGTTTAGGCCTCAATATCAAGGGTATCAAGCGCATCCGCTTCTTTATGACCTTCGGCCAGAGCTATCTCACGCACTTAAAATGCCTGCAAAACGTCGGCATGACCTCCATCGAGCCGATTGAATTTGAAGGCCACCAGATCATCCCGCTGCAATTTTTAAAGGCACTGCTGCCCGATCCCGCGTCTCTCGGCCCGCGCACCGTCGGCAAGACCAACATCGGCTGCATCTTCCAAGGAGTCAAGGACGGCAAACCCAAGACCTATTATGTCTACAACATCTGCGACCATCAGGCCTGCTACCGCGAGGTCGGCAGCCAGGCCATCTCGTACACCACCGGCGTTCCCGCAATGATCGGTGCGATGCTCGTGATGAACGGCAAATGGAACAAACCCGGCGTATGGAACATGGAAGAGTTTGACCCCGATCCCTTTATGGACGCGCTCAATAAATGGGGACTGCCCTGGGTCGAGGACTTTAATCCGACCCTCGTTGACTGA
- the speE gene encoding polyamine aminopropyltransferase: protein MDDLWYSEYHAPTVRFSIKVKSQLYHEKSDYQDISVFDSVEFGRFLTLDGIMMLTERDEFIYHEMITHPAMAVNPEIKNVLVIGAGDGGVARELIKYKHIQQIDVVEIDERVVTVCKEYLPKTACGFDDPRVQLHFQDGLKFVRRRENIYDLIIVDSTDPFGPGEVLFTKEFYGSCFNALTENGILVNQHESSFYKSDAKEMQAAHRYNMQVFPVSRLYQAHIPTYPSGHWLFGFASKGLDPINDFKADDWNALGIATRYYNTPLHLGAFALPNYIKELLANG from the coding sequence ATGGACGATCTTTGGTACAGCGAATATCACGCGCCAACCGTGCGGTTTTCCATCAAAGTCAAAAGCCAGCTCTACCATGAAAAGAGCGATTATCAGGATATCTCGGTATTCGATTCGGTGGAATTCGGGCGGTTTCTCACGCTGGACGGCATCATGATGCTGACCGAGCGCGACGAGTTTATCTACCACGAGATGATCACCCATCCCGCAATGGCCGTCAATCCGGAAATCAAAAACGTGCTTGTCATCGGCGCGGGCGATGGCGGTGTGGCACGGGAATTGATCAAATACAAACACATTCAACAGATTGACGTGGTGGAAATCGACGAACGCGTCGTGACGGTCTGCAAGGAATATCTTCCGAAAACCGCCTGCGGTTTCGATGACCCACGAGTTCAGCTCCATTTTCAGGACGGCTTAAAATTCGTCCGCCGCCGGGAAAACATCTACGACCTCATCATCGTCGATTCCACCGACCCGTTCGGCCCCGGCGAAGTGCTGTTCACCAAGGAGTTTTACGGCAGCTGTTTCAACGCGCTGACCGAAAACGGCATCCTCGTCAATCAGCACGAGAGTTCTTTTTATAAAAGCGACGCCAAAGAAATGCAGGCGGCGCACCGCTACAACATGCAGGTTTTCCCCGTCAGTCGGCTCTATCAGGCACACATCCCGACTTATCCCTCGGGCCATTGGCTGTTCGGATTCGCCTCTAAGGGGCTTGATCCCATCAACGACTTCAAAGCGGACGATTGGAACGCGCTCGGAATCGCAACGCGCTATTACAATACGCCGCTGCACCTCGGGGCGTTTGCCCTGCCGAATTATATCAAGGAGCTGCTTGCAAATGGATAA
- a CDS encoding GNAT family N-acetyltransferase, with the protein MPDVYLTQEYGKLYENIEKGELVRFQFRCAYGEVLYQYLKRPIQWRVDGVEYFDTMTPYGYGGPCIVEVREGKTEALLNLFEKALNAHCREQRIVAEFVRFHPVLRNAEVFRGIYELFNVRESAATRLDCSENPAVSELTKTAKRGVNKAVKFGLNVRITENPPPEIAGIFYRDYCEHMDRLNAEAHYRFNEEYFKELLISLNNKVILAETLLGDEVLGRDIELLGENAVYCHLGSMSVKGTSCYGNYLLNAELIRWAKERGYRYVVYGSGRTSAPDDSLLLFKKHFSKHTSLEYWQGKRISQPEIYDQLVKLSGKTDNGDYFPSYRS; encoded by the coding sequence ATGCCGGATGTTTACTTGACACAAGAATACGGGAAACTGTATGAGAATATCGAAAAGGGCGAACTGGTGCGGTTTCAATTTCGGTGTGCGTATGGCGAAGTGCTTTATCAATATCTCAAACGCCCGATTCAATGGAGGGTGGACGGGGTCGAATATTTTGACACCATGACCCCGTACGGCTACGGTGGCCCCTGCATTGTCGAGGTTCGGGAAGGAAAAACCGAGGCGCTTTTAAACTTATTTGAGAAGGCATTGAATGCCCACTGCAGGGAACAGCGGATTGTAGCGGAGTTTGTCCGCTTTCATCCGGTGCTGAGAAACGCCGAGGTGTTTCGCGGCATATATGAATTGTTCAATGTCAGAGAATCGGCGGCGACAAGATTGGATTGTTCGGAGAACCCTGCCGTCAGCGAACTGACAAAAACAGCAAAGCGTGGGGTGAATAAAGCCGTGAAATTCGGCTTGAACGTGCGTATTACCGAAAACCCGCCGCCGGAAATTGCGGGGATTTTTTATCGGGATTACTGCGAACATATGGACCGATTGAATGCGGAAGCGCACTATCGATTCAACGAAGAATATTTCAAAGAACTGTTGATCTCGTTGAACAACAAAGTGATTTTAGCGGAAACGCTTCTGGGCGATGAGGTTTTGGGGCGGGATATCGAGTTGCTCGGGGAAAACGCCGTCTATTGCCATCTCGGTTCGATGAGTGTCAAGGGCACTTCGTGTTACGGCAATTATCTGCTCAATGCCGAACTGATTCGCTGGGCAAAAGAGCGGGGTTATCGTTATGTGGTTTACGGCAGCGGACGCACGAGCGCGCCGGACGATTCTCTTTTGCTCTTTAAAAAGCATTTTTCAAAACATACATCTTTGGAATATTGGCAGGGGAAGCGCATTTCGCAGCCGGAGATTTATGATCAATTGGTAAAGCTTTCGGGCAAAACGGACAACGGGGACTACTTCCCTTCATACCGCAGTTAA
- a CDS encoding MBL fold metallo-hydrolase translates to MDEKTLTIGLGGYRILQAPNRTPTQMMSYLITTPSGKLMVIDGGTAEDAPYLIETIHRLGSEVSLWIVTHMHYDHYQALGEILKQPDTCGITIKQLLYQFPPAEWVHHVEPHFLEVNSAFYALLPQYEPITEIIHKGDIFTLDGMTVEILKDPSDYADYDPSYQGGSTVNDTSIVFKVYFPKGKSALFLGDLGLRAGHRLAAVCGVRLRSDIVQMAHHGQNGAGEDVYRLVQPKLCMWTAPMWLYDNNPGLRDESRENRFDSGPFKTVIVRRWMDELGVTLHAVEGEGPVWIV, encoded by the coding sequence ATGGACGAAAAAACATTGACAATCGGTTTGGGCGGCTACCGGATTCTGCAAGCGCCGAATAGGACCCCGACCCAGATGATGTCCTATCTCATCACCACACCGAGTGGAAAGCTCATGGTCATCGACGGCGGCACCGCCGAGGATGCGCCCTATCTGATCGAGACGATTCACCGGCTGGGTTCCGAGGTTTCGCTGTGGATCGTGACGCACATGCACTACGATCATTATCAGGCGTTGGGCGAAATCCTCAAACAGCCCGATACCTGCGGCATCACCATCAAGCAGCTCTTGTATCAGTTCCCGCCGGCAGAGTGGGTACATCACGTCGAACCGCACTTTCTCGAAGTCAACAGCGCCTTTTATGCCTTGCTTCCCCAATACGAGCCCATTACTGAAATCATTCACAAGGGCGATATCTTCACGTTGGACGGCATGACCGTCGAAATCCTCAAAGACCCGTCGGATTACGCCGATTATGACCCGTCCTATCAGGGCGGTTCCACCGTCAACGACACCTCAATCGTTTTTAAGGTCTATTTTCCGAAAGGAAAATCCGCCTTGTTTTTAGGCGATCTGGGTCTGCGGGCGGGACATCGGCTGGCAGCCGTATGCGGAGTGCGTCTCAGAAGTGACATCGTGCAGATGGCGCATCACGGGCAAAACGGCGCCGGCGAAGATGTGTACCGGTTGGTGCAGCCCAAGCTGTGTATGTGGACCGCACCCATGTGGCTGTATGACAACAATCCGGGTCTGCGGGACGAATCCCGCGAAAATCGATTTGATTCCGGGCCTTTCAAGACCGTCATTGTCCGCCGCTGGATGGACGAATTGGGCGTCACCCTGCACGCCGTCGAGGGCGAAGGCCCCGTCTGGATCGTTTAA
- the speD gene encoding adenosylmethionine decarboxylase — MAEKIRLYGFNNLTKSLSFNIYDICYAKTAREQQDYIKYINEQYNSDRLTEILTKLSEMIGATVLNISKQDYEPQGASVTFLIAEESMVKNRSGETVTAHLDKSHIAVHTYPEYHPETSIATFRVDIDVATCGEITPLSTLDFLIGSFDSDIITIDYRVRGFTRNMEGKKLFLDRDIVSIQNYINNDTLLKYDAVDINVYQANIFHTKMLIKDPVLQNYLFNSDVYEIPPKTRLEILNSLRREMIEIFSGQNVYPENGK, encoded by the coding sequence ATGGCGGAAAAAATACGGCTGTACGGATTCAACAATCTGACAAAATCGCTGAGTTTTAATATCTATGACATCTGTTATGCCAAGACGGCCCGCGAGCAGCAGGACTATATCAAATATATCAACGAACAATACAACTCCGACCGTCTGACCGAGATTTTGACAAAACTCTCCGAGATGATCGGCGCGACCGTGCTGAACATCTCCAAACAGGATTACGAGCCGCAGGGCGCCAGCGTCACGTTTCTGATCGCCGAGGAGAGCATGGTCAAAAACCGCAGCGGCGAGACGGTTACGGCGCATTTGGACAAGAGCCACATCGCGGTACACACCTATCCGGAATACCACCCCGAGACCTCGATTGCGACATTTCGCGTGGATATCGACGTCGCCACCTGCGGCGAGATCACCCCGCTTTCCACGCTGGACTTTCTGATCGGCAGTTTCGACTCCGACATTATCACCATCGATTACCGCGTGCGCGGCTTCACCCGCAACATGGAGGGCAAAAAACTGTTCCTCGACCGGGACATCGTCTCCATTCAAAACTACATCAATAACGACACGCTGTTGAAATACGACGCCGTGGATATCAACGTCTATCAGGCGAATATTTTCCATACCAAAATGCTCATCAAAGACCCGGTGCTGCAAAATTACCTGTTCAATTCCGACGTCTACGAGATTCCCCCGAAGACCCGGTTGGAAATCCTCAATTCCCTGCGCCGCGAAATGATCGAGATTTTCAGTGGCCAGAATGTTTATCCGGAGAACGGGAAATGA
- a CDS encoding aminotransferase class I/II-fold pyridoxal phosphate-dependent enzyme, which yields MSDQSRAPLMEALEHMRNNRLVPFDVPGHKHGKGNPELTEFLGEQCLSVDVNSMKPLDNLCHPTSVIREAEQLAAEAFGAANAFFMVGGTTSSVQAMILSAVKGGDEIILPRNVHQSVINALVLCGAVPIYINPQTHKQLGISLGMSVQDVLHTVEEHPHAKAVLVNNPTYYGICSDLRQITKIAHEKNMLVLVDEAHGTHFYFGKDMPVSAMAAGADMAAVSMHKSGGSLTQSSILLCGPKMNPHYVRKIINLTQTTSGSYLLLSSLDISRRNLALQGVEIFEKVKNYADYAREEINAIGDYYAYSKELINGDSIFDFDTTKLSVNTLRLGLAGIEVYDLLRDEYGIQIEFGDLGNVLAYISVGDKHKNIERLISAFSEIHRVYKRSNKDLLDSEYINPIVVMSPQKAFYSDKISLPIEECAGRVCTEFVMCYPPGIPILAPGERITDEIIRYIRYSGEKGCLVTGPESMNASRLNVLKGE from the coding sequence ATGAGCGACCAATCCCGCGCGCCGCTGATGGAGGCGCTCGAGCACATGCGCAACAACCGGCTTGTACCGTTCGACGTCCCGGGCCATAAACACGGCAAGGGCAATCCCGAACTGACGGAGTTTTTGGGCGAACAATGCCTCTCGGTCGATGTCAATTCGATGAAGCCGCTGGACAACCTCTGCCACCCCACAAGCGTGATCCGAGAGGCGGAACAGCTCGCGGCCGAGGCCTTCGGCGCGGCGAACGCTTTTTTTATGGTCGGTGGGACGACTTCCTCGGTGCAGGCCATGATCCTCTCGGCGGTCAAGGGCGGCGACGAAATTATCCTGCCGCGCAACGTCCACCAGAGCGTGATCAACGCATTGGTACTCTGCGGCGCGGTTCCCATCTATATCAATCCGCAAACCCACAAACAACTGGGCATCTCTCTCGGGATGTCGGTTCAAGACGTCCTGCACACCGTCGAAGAACATCCCCACGCCAAAGCCGTTTTAGTCAATAACCCCACTTATTACGGCATCTGTTCCGATCTGCGGCAGATCACGAAAATCGCCCACGAAAAGAACATGCTGGTTTTGGTGGACGAGGCGCACGGAACACACTTTTATTTCGGCAAGGACATGCCCGTCTCGGCGATGGCAGCCGGCGCGGATATGGCGGCAGTCAGCATGCACAAATCGGGCGGCTCGCTGACCCAGAGTTCGATTTTATTATGCGGCCCGAAAATGAACCCCCATTACGTCCGAAAAATCATCAATCTCACCCAAACCACCAGCGGCTCCTATCTGCTGCTGTCCAGCTTGGATATCTCCAGACGAAATTTGGCTTTGCAGGGCGTTGAGATTTTTGAAAAAGTGAAGAATTACGCCGACTATGCGCGCGAGGAAATCAACGCCATCGGCGATTATTATGCCTATTCCAAAGAGCTGATCAACGGCGACAGCATTTTCGATTTTGATACCACCAAACTCTCGGTCAATACCCTCCGGCTCGGGCTGGCGGGCATCGAGGTCTACGATCTGCTGCGCGACGAATACGGCATCCAGATCGAGTTCGGGGATTTGGGCAATGTGCTGGCCTACATCTCGGTGGGCGACAAGCATAAAAACATCGAGCGGCTCATCAGCGCGTTCAGCGAAATTCACCGCGTCTATAAGCGCAGCAATAAAGACCTGCTCGACAGCGAATACATCAATCCCATCGTGGTGATGTCCCCGCAGAAGGCCTTTTATTCCGATAAAATCAGTTTGCCGATCGAGGAATGCGCCGGCAGGGTCTGCACCGAATTTGTGATGTGTTATCCGCCGGGCATCCCGATTTTGGCGCCGGGCGAGCGCATCACCGACGAGATCATCCGGTATATCCGCTACTCCGGCGAAAAGGGCTGTCTGGTCACGGGTCCGGAGAGCATGAACGCCAGCCGGCTGAACGTGCTGAAAGGAGAATAA
- a CDS encoding DegT/DnrJ/EryC1/StrS family aminotransferase: MAEKKTIPVTRSSMPEFEEYIKEIQPLWESRRLTNMGSKHNLLQSELEAYLDVPNIDLVSSGHMALEIAMQALELTGEVITTPYTFASTTHAIVRSGLKPVFCDINPVDFTIDTSKIESLITEKTTAIVAVHVYGNVCNIGEIDRIAKKHHLKVIYDAAHAFGVKYRGKGIGSFGDISCFSFHATKVFNTAEGGAVCFEDRETGERIHRIKNFGIRDYDLVDEVGTNAKMNEFCAAMGLCNLRYIDFEIAKRKTITDRYFENLSDINGLRLNAVQQDVTPNYAYFPVIFDEDSFGAGRDEVFEKLSENDIFARKYFYPLTSAFDCYRGMYDPALTPVALDISQRVLALPLYSDLHLEDVDRICSIVLGCRK, from the coding sequence ATGGCGGAGAAAAAAACAATACCGGTCACCCGTTCTTCCATGCCCGAGTTTGAGGAATATATCAAAGAAATTCAACCGCTGTGGGAGAGCCGCCGACTGACCAATATGGGGTCAAAACACAACCTTTTACAGTCCGAACTGGAAGCGTATTTGGATGTGCCAAATATTGATCTGGTTTCAAGCGGGCATATGGCGCTCGAAATAGCCATGCAAGCCCTCGAGCTGACGGGCGAAGTCATCACAACGCCCTATACCTTCGCTTCGACGACTCACGCCATTGTCCGAAGCGGATTGAAGCCCGTGTTCTGCGACATCAATCCCGTCGATTTCACAATTGACACGTCTAAAATCGAATCGCTGATTACCGAAAAAACAACCGCAATCGTCGCTGTTCATGTATACGGGAACGTCTGCAACATCGGCGAAATCGACCGCATTGCAAAGAAACACCATCTGAAGGTTATTTATGACGCCGCCCACGCGTTCGGCGTGAAGTACCGGGGGAAGGGCATCGGCTCTTTCGGGGATATCTCCTGCTTCAGCTTTCATGCTACAAAGGTTTTTAATACCGCCGAAGGCGGCGCTGTCTGCTTTGAGGACCGTGAGACGGGTGAAAGGATACACAGGATTAAAAATTTCGGGATTCGGGATTATGACCTTGTAGACGAGGTCGGCACGAATGCAAAAATGAATGAATTTTGTGCCGCGATGGGGCTTTGCAACCTCAGATACATCGATTTTGAAATTGCAAAACGCAAGACGATCACCGATCGGTATTTTGAAAATCTCTCCGACATCAACGGGCTGCGGCTAAATGCCGTTCAACAGGATGTGACGCCGAATTATGCATATTTTCCGGTTATTTTTGATGAAGACAGTTTCGGCGCAGGCCGTGATGAGGTGTTTGAAAAACTGTCCGAAAACGATATTTTTGCAAGAAAATATTTTTACCCGCTCACAAGCGCTTTTGACTGTTACCGCGGCATGTATGATCCCGCGCTCACGCCCGTTGCCCTTGATATCAGCCAAAGGGTGCTTGCGCTGCCGCTTTATTCGGATTTGCACTTGGAAGACGTCGACAGAATATGCAGCATTGTTTTGGGTTGCAGAAAATAA
- the speB gene encoding agmatinase, with translation MDKNVQTFLACDAEYAEAQAVLFGAPFDGTTSFRPGTRFGPSAIRSESFGIETYSPYCDKDLADYSIFDGGDLELPFGNTERVLAMIEAHTAQLLADEKRFVMLGGEHLVTLGALRAVTKRYPDLRIIHLDAHTDLRDEYIGEKLSHSTVMRRAWELVGDGKIHQFGIRSGEKYEFEFAQVHTNLRKFDLEGFEKTIAQLKDQPVYFSLDLDILDSSVFCGTGTPEAGGVTFQELMNAVLQLHELNIVGCDINELSPHYDQSGSSTAVACKITREVLLQLIR, from the coding sequence ATGGATAAAAACGTGCAAACATTTTTGGCCTGCGATGCCGAATACGCAGAGGCGCAGGCCGTGCTGTTCGGCGCGCCGTTCGACGGGACGACCTCGTTTCGGCCCGGTACGCGGTTCGGGCCGTCTGCCATCCGCAGCGAGTCCTTCGGCATCGAGACCTATTCGCCCTACTGCGACAAAGATTTGGCCGATTACAGCATCTTTGACGGCGGCGATCTCGAACTGCCCTTCGGCAACACCGAGCGCGTTTTGGCGATGATTGAAGCCCATACCGCACAGCTTTTAGCCGATGAAAAGCGCTTTGTGATGTTGGGCGGCGAACATCTGGTGACGCTCGGTGCTTTGCGTGCGGTAACCAAGCGCTATCCCGATCTCCGAATCATTCATCTCGATGCGCACACCGACCTGCGCGATGAATACATCGGCGAAAAATTATCCCATTCCACGGTGATGCGCCGGGCGTGGGAATTGGTCGGCGACGGCAAAATTCATCAGTTCGGCATCCGCAGCGGCGAGAAATATGAATTCGAATTCGCACAAGTGCATACGAATCTGCGCAAATTCGATTTAGAGGGCTTTGAAAAAACCATCGCCCAGCTGAAAGATCAACCGGTGTATTTCTCTTTGGATTTGGATATATTGGATTCCTCGGTCTTCTGCGGAACCGGCACCCCCGAGGCCGGCGGCGTGACTTTTCAAGAATTGATGAATGCCGTTTTACAGCTTCACGAGTTGAATATCGTGGGCTGCGATATCAACGAACTCTCCCCGCATTACGACCAAAGCGGCAGTTCCACCGCCGTGGCCTGCAAAATCACCCGGGAAGTTTTACTTCAGCTAATAAGATGA
- a CDS encoding potassium channel protein, whose product MKNKRKFILVVFLLFAIIITGVIGYMLLLKVNFVDALYMTVITISTVGYGEVGVMTDSAKLFSVFIIFAGLSMVGYGLTSLVSLFFEGEFKSAWRRKRMETKIQEIKNHYIVCGAGDVGSTVINSLRENAADFVVIEENEKRVQELQQLGVLTIMGNATHEDILQKAGIANAKGLVCTLPTDAENVFTVLTARQMNQGLYIVSKAIETTSHQKLLRAGANKTISPNEIGGQRIASHLIRPSVISFLDVITRAGDVTLDLEEVVVPHLSEIEGKKLSQAKIPERTGLLILALKKSDEPHFKFNPGSGETLHSGDTMVVLGTKEQIHSLNQIINHT is encoded by the coding sequence ATGAAAAATAAGCGAAAATTCATATTAGTCGTATTCCTGCTGTTTGCTATCATTATCACAGGTGTCATCGGGTACATGCTGCTTTTAAAAGTGAATTTTGTCGACGCATTGTATATGACGGTGATCACGATTTCAACCGTGGGCTACGGCGAAGTCGGCGTGATGACCGATTCGGCGAAACTGTTTTCCGTGTTCATCATTTTTGCGGGCCTGTCGATGGTCGGCTACGGTTTAACAAGTCTGGTCTCCCTGTTTTTCGAGGGAGAATTCAAATCTGCCTGGAGGAGAAAGCGTATGGAGACAAAAATACAGGAAATCAAAAATCACTATATCGTCTGCGGCGCCGGCGATGTCGGCAGCACAGTCATCAACAGCTTGCGGGAAAACGCCGCCGATTTTGTCGTCATCGAGGAAAACGAAAAGCGCGTGCAGGAATTACAACAGCTGGGCGTGTTGACCATCATGGGCAATGCGACCCATGAAGACATCCTTCAAAAAGCGGGCATCGCAAACGCCAAAGGGTTGGTCTGCACGCTTCCCACCGACGCCGAAAACGTCTTCACCGTACTGACCGCAAGACAGATGAACCAAGGGCTGTATATCGTCTCTAAAGCCATCGAAACCACCTCTCACCAAAAATTATTGCGCGCCGGCGCAAACAAGACGATTTCCCCGAACGAAATCGGCGGGCAGCGAATCGCCTCTCATCTGATCCGCCCGTCTGTCATCTCCTTTTTGGACGTGATCACCCGCGCCGGAGACGTGACGCTTGATCTGGAGGAAGTCGTCGTTCCCCATCTTTCCGAGATCGAGGGAAAAAAATTATCTCAGGCAAAAATCCCCGAGCGGACCGGCCTGTTGATTCTGGCGCTGAAAAAATCCGACGAACCGCATTTCAAATTCAACCCCGGTTCGGGTGAAACCCTGCACAGCGGAGACACCATGGTGGTGTTGGGCACGAAAGAGCAGATTCATTCCCTGAATCAAATCATCAATCATACATAA